TAAAAACAAGAATATAACTAAAACAACCAGACCCAGCGCAATCAGCAGCGACACCTGCACATCCTCGACCGAGGCCCGAATCGACTCGGAACGGTCATAGAGGAGGGTCATGTCGATACCCGCCGGAATCTGCTGCCGGATCGTGGGCAGGAGGGCACGAATGGCATCCACAACCGCAATGGTGTTGGCCCCGGGTTGGCGCAGAATGGCGAGAACCATGCCGCGTTTGTCGTTGAACCAGGCTGCGGAGCGGTCATTTTCCGCCCCCTCCACCACCCGACCGATATCGGCCAGCCGGACAGGTGCCCCATTGCGAAACGCCATGATCATCCTTCGATAACCAGCCGGATCCGCAACCTCACCCGTGCTTTTGACCGTGACCACCCGGTCGTGACCATAAAGAGCGCCGGTGGGAAGGTTGACATTGCCATCCTCGATGGCTTTTTGCACCTCGTCCAGGCCAATCTGCCGGGCAGCCATGGCGTTGGGGTCCAGTTTGATGCGCAGGGCATACTTTTGCGAGCCATAGATGGCCACCTGGGCCACACCATCGATCATGGAGAGCCGTTGCGCCAGGGAGGTTTCGGCATACTCGTTGACCGTGGTCAGGGGCAGGGTCTCCGAAGTGAGCGCCATGTAGAAAATGGGCATTTCCGCCGGATTGACCTTGCGATAGCTGGGGGGCTGGGTCATATCCTTGGGCAGGGATCGCTGGGCCTGGGAGATGGCCGCCTGAACATCCTGTGCCACACCATCGATGCTGCGGTGCAGGGCAAACTGCAAGGTAATCTGCGTGCCGCCCAGGGTACTCGTGGAGTTCATGGATTCCAGGCCGGCAATGGCCGAAAACTGCTTTTCCAGCGGCGAAGCCACAGACGATGCCATGGTCTCCGGATTGGTCCCGGAGAGGCCCGCCGAAACCTGAATGGTCGGAAAATCCACGCTCGGCAGGGCACTGACCGGCAACTGGGTGTAACTGAGCGAACCAAAAATAAGCCAGCCCACCATGATCAAAACCGTGGTGACGGGTCGCTGGACGAAAAAAACCGGCAGATTCATTACGGACCTGCCTTGGCAGTGGCATTGTTGATTTCCACCTTGGCCCCGTTGGCCAATCGCCATTGTCCGGAAATCACCACTTCCTCATTCCCATCGATCCCCTCTTTGATCACGGCCTCCTTTTCATCTTCCCGCTCGACGGTAACCGGGCGTACCGAGGCGGTTTTTTCTTTTTCTCCCTTGACCACAAAGACAAAGCGACCTTTGGGACCACTGAGCAGGGACGGAGTCGGGACCACGACCATGTTTTCCTGATCATACAGATGAAGCTGAACCTGTACGAATTGCCCGGGCCAGAAACGGTTATCCGGATTGGGAATGCCGGCTTGCAGGGGAATGGTGCCCGTGGCGCGGTCCACACCGTTGTCGATCCAGGTCAATGTCCCCTTGCTGCCAGACCCGGATTCATCCGGCACGGTGAAAGAGACCGGGAGAGGTTTTTTGGCCTGATGGGTGAGAATGACGGGCAGATGGCGTTCCGGGACGGCAAAGCCCAGGCAGAGGGGATCCATCTGGTGAATCACCACCAGGGGGTTGGCGTCGTTGGCCTTGACCAGGTTGCCCACCTTGAAAAACTGCCGTCCAACCCGCCCGGCCATGGGGGCGCGAATGCGGGTATATTCCAGATTCAATTCCATGTTGCGAATGGCTGCCTCATCGGCCAGAACAGTGGCTTCGGCGGCGATCAGGGCGGCCTTGCTGGTATCGTACTGATCATCGGAAGCGGCCTTGCTGTGCAACAGCTCCCGGCGGCGTTTTTCCTGGGAGCGGGTCAACTCCAACTGCGCCTGATCCCGTTTCAGATTGGCTTTGAGCAGGGCCAGTTGATTGGCAAAGGAACGATTGTCAATTTCAAAAAGCAGATCCCCGCTTGCCACAGCCGCCCCTTCCCGGAACGGAATTTTGAGAATTTCGCCATCCACCCGGGATTTGATCTCCACCTTGGCACAGGCTTCCAGATGTCCATGGGCAGGAACGCGCATGGGCATGGTTTTACGGACTGTCTTTGCCGTCATGACCAGTACAGGCCCCCCCTTGGGAGGCCCCTTGCTTTCACCACCACCGCCGCCGCTTCCCGAACAACCGGAAGCCAGCAGCAAAAGCAGCATCAACAACGAAGGAACAGAATACCTGCCGAAATGAAGCGAAGGTGGGATGGCATCAACCATGGTGGATGGAACTTCCAACCGAGCGAAGGAGTGGCACCGAGGCACACCACGGCATGACCATGACGTGGCTACGGTTTGGCGACTGAGGTTGCGACAGGATGCTCCAAAACGGGGTTGAAATCAACAGTACCCTGAAGGGGAATTTCCTCGATATTGGTTCGACCCCACCAGTTTTGTGGTGCCTTGAGGGGGTCTCCCGACTCCTGGTTGCGAATTTCCCACGGGACATTGCCATAGATATCGTTGCCTTCGATCCGGGCCTCGGACTTGCGGAGATGAATGCCGCCCCCACGATTGTCGGTGATGCGATTGGCCAGGATGATCCCCTTGCCGTCCTTGAGGGCCAGACCGGTCTTTTCCGAATCACGAATGTGCGAATCGCGCAGCTCCAACTCACCCCCATCCATGACCACGCCCCAGGTATTGTTGCGCACCATGCCATGCTGCATGGTCACCCTGGAATTGCGGGCATTGATGCCATACCTGGCACCGGTGATCACAATATTTTCAAATAGGTTGGGTCGCTGTGTCTGATCCAGGAAAATGCCTTCCCAGGGAATTTCGGCCCCGGCACTCAGCAGACGGATCTGGTTTTCCTCGGTGCCTCGCGCCACAATGGCCCCCTTGACGACGATTCCCTTGCCCCGGACCCAGATCACTGTCCCCGGCTCCAGGGTGAGCGTGGCCCCGGCCCTGACCATGAGAATGGGATGGATCAGGTAGGGACTGTTGGCCGCAGTCAAAGTGAGGTCTTTGTCCACCATCTGCGGCAGGGCCTCCAGACGTCCCAGATTGACCCCGCCCAGAATGTCCATCCAGCGATTGACGACACCGGAGCGGGTTGCCAGACGTGCTACAGGGAGCGTATTGATAATACGATCTTTTTCCCGAATCTGAAATGCGCCGACATACATGCCGGGGGATTTTTCCTGCAAGGGGAGATTGGTGATGGTCGGTCCGATATCCCAGGAACCGGTCATGCCGGGATCACCCACCAGCACAACCCGCAACGACTGACCAGGCAGAAGAAACCGCCCGGCACCATTGTGGACCATGAGGGTGATGCGTGGCGGCGGATCGGTCACCTCTTTCGGGTTGGGCACATCCGGCATCATCTCCATGCACAGCTTGACCGTGGTCTGCAACAGGGATGCCCCCTGATGACTGACGAAGGTCTTGATCATGGAGAGGGCCAGACCGGCAGGATCCAGCGATACCCCCCCATCCCGATCCGTCACCGTACTCTCCTTGGTCCAGATCGGACGCGGGCCACGACAATGCAACAACTCCGCTTTCACGGAGACCTGCCGTTGAGAATAGAGCAGGACGTACATTTTGCCGTAATCCTTCACCTCGGCCCGGACCAGACCGTCCACGCCCAAAAACTGGCAAACCTTTTCCAGGGGCACTTCCTTGCCCTGAACCAGGGGATCGTACAGATGATTTTCCCGCAGCAACCGATCAACCGTAAAAAGCTCCAAATCATTATAATTCAATGTACTGAAAAAATTGAAAAACAACTTACGAACTGCCTCGCCGGCCTCTGGATCCGGGGAGAGGTTGCGAAAGGGAAGAACAGCCACCTTGTGGGGCAGATCCAGATCAGGTTGCGTTTTTTCCTGATCGCGTACAGAGGCGGCTTTTTCCCTGTCCGTTCTGTTTCCATCCGGGATAGCCGTCTCCTGTGATGCCCCGGTTTTTTCCTGATCGGTGCCCGGCACATTTTGTTCAGCAACAGAAGCCCCTTCTTTTGGTGGGACTTTTTCGCCAACACAACCGGACAACAGCAGCAAAAAAATACCAAACCAACAGCCCCTCACCAGATTGTTGCGCCTCATGTTCCCTTTTCCCGGAAAAATTTCATGCCTCTCACTCTGTCCATGGGGTCTTTCCACTTCCTGTTCCGAATGCATCTCAAGCAGTTCACTCTTTCCATGGGGTCTCTTCACCCCCTGTTTTGGCTGAACCTTCCTTGTCCTCCTTGAAGAGATAATCCATGACCCAATTGGACTCCACGCCGGACTCCTGCAACATTTTACGCACCCGTTCCTGGCGAACCACATCCTCCTTGCCGACATCCGTCTGCATCTCTTTGCCAGCGTTGGCTGCTTCGGCGGGTTCGGTGCTGCCCTTATTATTTTTCGGTTTGTTTTCCTTGCTCTTTTTTTCATTCGTGGCGACACTGCGCGCCTCTTTTTTGGCAGGAGCGGCAGATTGATTGGCTTGTTCGACCTGAATCCGGGCAATTTTTTCGCGAACGTCCCGGGCATTGGGATCGATGACCAGGCAGCGTTGATACTCTTCCATGGCTGCCGCATATTTTTTGGCTGTGGCCTGTTGGTCTCCCTGCTCCTGATAATAGGCCAGCATGGCTTGCAGCCGGATGGTGGCCGTGGTGTTGTTTGGATCGTCTGCCAGGATCAATTTGTAATCGATAAAGGCATTGTCTTCCGGCGGGGAGAGGAAGCGTTTTTTCTGAAAATTTTCATCGGCCTTGCGCAGTTTTTCTTCCAGGGTACGATTTTTGTCTGCCGGGGCCATCCGGCTTTTTTGCTGGGCGAGCCAGATCTGGCTGATGGCTTCCTGGGCTTGCGGAAACAGGGGCGACTCGGGCCGTACCGCAAGATATTCCCGGACGGCGCGTTCTTTTTGTTCAGTTTTTTCTTGTTTTTGTCCCAGGGTAAAATGGATCTGGTCCAGAATTTCCCACAGGGAGTCCGATTCCACGCCAGAGCCATATTGCCGCAAATGTTTGCGCAACACCTCTTTGGCCGGTTCCGGGGTCTCCGCCTTCAGCATGGTTTCGGCCTGAATTTTAGCCGACTGGGCCAGGAGTTCGCGTGCCCGCTTTTGCAGGGCGGGCCCGGTCGTGGTTGACAGGAGGAGTGGCTGAAGGGTTTCCAGGGTTGCGTCATAATTGCCCTGGACGACCAGCTTTTTGGCCTTGTCCAGGTGTTCCTGCATCTGGTAGGGAACGAACAGACGTTCATATCCCAGATAGCCACCGGCTCCCAGAAGCGAGACCACAATCAACAGGATGACCGGCAGGTTGGATCGTGGTGTTGCGCCGGAGCCGGGGTTTTTTGCTGCCGTGGGTTGCTGATCTTCGGGCCGATCCGACAGAAAGGTCAACCTGCTCGCCCCCAGTTGCAGGCGGTCGCCATTGCAGACCCGGCCTTCTGCAACCGATTTTTCATTGATCAGGATTCGAATTGAATCCGCCGCAGCCTGGGCCTGAAATCCGGTCTCTTTTTGGATCAGGATCAGGTGTTGTCGGGAGACAGATGGATCATCGATGCACAAATCACTGGGGGGTTTGCGACCCACCACGACCCGGGGGTGTTTGATGGCCATGACCAAGTCGCCGCCCTGGGCGGGCAGGCGATGCCAGACCAGACGCGGCCCGGCAATGGGTGCCGCTGGTCGGTTGATCTCCAGGATCGTGCGATCCCCATCCGCATCCATGTTGCCGCCACCCGGAGAATCCGTCTTGCCGCCACCCAGGGAATTCGTCTTGCCGATACCCGGAGAATCCGTCTTGCCGCTACCCAGGGAATTCGTCTTGCCGATACCCGGAGAATCCGTCTTGCCGCCACCCGGAGAATCCGTCTTGCCGCCACCCGGAGAATTTGTCTTGCCGCCACCAGGCGTGTCGGCCTTATGGTTACCAGACGAAATGGGGGCTGCTTCCGCAACCGTTTTGGGCCGGTAAAGGGTCTGATCCGACGGAACATCTGGTTTGGGGCGATAGAGCGTCTGGTCGGAAGCGGCAACGGGTCGTGCATCTTCTGGCCGGTCCGATTCAAACAAAAGTGTCACGATATCGATGCCGATCCGGTCACCATGAAACAATCTCTGGGTCTTGACATCCACATCATTGATTTTAATCGGGCTGTCTGGATTCAATCCCTCGATCAGGTGCCCTCCTTCCCTGGTGCGCTGGATTTTGGCGTGTTTGCGCGACACATAGGGGTTGTCCAGCACCACCGACACATCCGGGGAACGTCCAATCAGGCAAGGATCCTGGTCAACCGGATAAACGCGACCAGTTTCGACATCCGTCAGACGAACGAAGTCCATTGCAGGAGAAGGATCTGACGCTGCCCGGGATCCGGTCGCAGAAACAGGCGTTGACGCGGTTCGCAATGACGGCATGGTTTCCGTCCTGGCGGGGGGAGGAGAGGGTACAGAAGAAACGGAAAATTCCGGTCGGGAACTGCCATGAACATTGGGAAAAGTCACTGCATCCGGGTCTGAATCAGACATATCCGGATCAGAGGTTTCCGGGTTAACGGAAGGATCGAAGATATCCGGTCGGGAACTGCCATGAACATTGGGAAAAGTCACTGCATCCGGGTCTGAATCAGACATATCCGGATCAGAGGTTTCCGGGTCAGAGGCAGTTTGAACAGGGATACCTGCAACGGGGAGGTTCGAAACAGGGGCACCTTGGACAGGGGGATCCGAAACAGACATGCCTGATGAAGAAATTTCCTGAGAAGAGACCGTCGAACCAGAGATTCCTGTATTGGAGATCCCGTTAGAAGAGATTTTTGAACCAGAGGTTCCTGTATTGGAAACCCCTTGATCAGAAAGTACCGGATCAGGGTGGTCCCGATCCCGTTCAAGGGTGATTTCTTCGTCGGTGAGATCACGACATGCGGCAAGGATGCCAGCGGGATTGATCACCGTATCCTCGGATTCCAAATCCGTATCGGAAACCGGCTGCGATGGCGTTATCCGGGTCGCATTGATAACGGTGGCATCCGGGTCAGAAGCATCCACCGCCCGATTGGAGAGAAAAACCATGCGACAAACACCCGCCGTGACACGATCACCATGGAAAAGACGTCCTTCCTGAACGAGAACGTCGTTGACCAGTACCGGGTTGGTTTGGGACACATTTTCCAGGTACGTGCCACTTGCGTCCAGACGCACCCGAAAGTGCTTGCGGGACGTGCCCTTGCCATGCAGACGGAGTTGCGCTGTGACATCCCGCCCCGCCATCTGGGTTCCCGGGGAGAGAACCATTTCGGTCCCGGCTGTACTGCCGTTCAAGACACGCAGCATGACCACAGAGACAGTTTCGGCAGTCGAAGAATCGTTCATGGCAGGCAGACAACTCCGCAAAAACAGCTCTCTCCCCATTGGCGAGGGCGCATCTTCCCGGATTTTTCCCGCTTTTCGCCAAAGATGTCAAGCACCCCCTGGCAATTTTTCCACACTCTACTGCGAAACGATTTCCACCCGCCGGTTGACCGGTGCCGTTGGGGATGTATTGGGAAGGGTCTCTGTCGCCCCTTTGCCGACGATGGAAATTCTCTCCGGGGCTATTTTATAGGTGCTGACGATATAATTTTTTACGCTTTCAGCTCTTTTTTCCGACAAGGGCACATTGATGCTGTCAGAACCGACGGCATCCGTGTGTCCGCTCAGGGTGATGGTCAAGTCCTGTTTCATGGCCAGCATTTTACCGATGGATTCAGCATAGCCTTTTGCTTTTTCGGTCAATTCGGCAGAATTGGTATTGAAATACAGGCCAAGCGCCACTTTCTGCCCGCCTCCGGAATGTTTCCGTTGCGGACGTGGTTTGGATGCCGTCTCCCGTTCGCTGCTGGCAACCTGGTTGTTGTCTTCCGGTTCCGGCTGGGATTGTTGAGGTTCCGGAGTCGAACTGCTCGCAGAACTCGAACCGGCAGAGCTTGAACTGTTGCCGGAGTCGTTATTGAACACAATCGACCTGGTTTTTTCACCCCTGTATTTGATTTTCGGGCTGACTTTGCCCAGGGCCTGCAACAATTCCACTTCGTTGGGAACGTCCTGAAAATAAGTGGTTTGACCCTCGGCCATGGCATGGGTCGAAAATATGGATAAAGCCAATAACATGGCCGATTTTGTGTGGTTGATCGTGACCTTGTTCATCAAGCCTGCTCCTTTTTTATTGCATTGCCATGATTGTCCACCACCCGGAGGGTGTCCACCTGCCCAGCCGCCTTGCCCTGCCTGCTTCCTTGAGTAACCGCCCGCCCGACAAAGTTCTTGCCAGCCATTTCACGATCCTGCTCTCTCCCTGAGAATGCCGTTCATCAAGACGGCAACTCCATCCGCCAACCAGTCCATGCAGCAACCCGGTCCCGGCAATCACCAGAAAAATCCAGGGACTTTCAAAAACTTCGGCGGTTACTGATCACACTTTCAAGCCACCAGAGCAGCAACTCGATCCCGGCAATCACCAGAAAAATCCAGGGATTTTCAAAATACCAGGAAAGGACCGCACTCCCAAGCAACAA
The Magnetococcales bacterium genome window above contains:
- a CDS encoding OmpA family protein, which gives rise to MNKVTINHTKSAMLLALSIFSTHAMAEGQTTYFQDVPNEVELLQALGKVSPKIKYRGEKTRSIVFNNDSGNSSSSAGSSSASSSTPEPQQSQPEPEDNNQVASSERETASKPRPQRKHSGGGQKVALGLYFNTNSAELTEKAKGYAESIGKMLAMKQDLTITLSGHTDAVGSDSINVPLSEKRAESVKNYIVSTYKIAPERISIVGKGATETLPNTSPTAPVNRRVEIVSQ
- a CDS encoding FHA domain-containing protein, with the protein product MNDSSTAETVSVVMLRVLNGSTAGTEMVLSPGTQMAGRDVTAQLRLHGKGTSRKHFRVRLDASGTYLENVSQTNPVLVNDVLVQEGRLFHGDRVTAGVCRMVFLSNRAVDASDPDATVINATRITPSQPVSDTDLESEDTVINPAGILAACRDLTDEEITLERDRDHPDPVLSDQGVSNTGTSGSKISSNGISNTGISGSTVSSQEISSSGMSVSDPPVQGAPVSNLPVAGIPVQTASDPETSDPDMSDSDPDAVTFPNVHGSSRPDIFDPSVNPETSDPDMSDSDPDAVTFPNVHGSSRPEFSVSSVPSPPPARTETMPSLRTASTPVSATGSRAASDPSPAMDFVRLTDVETGRVYPVDQDPCLIGRSPDVSVVLDNPYVSRKHAKIQRTREGGHLIEGLNPDSPIKINDVDVKTQRLFHGDRIGIDIVTLLFESDRPEDARPVAASDQTLYRPKPDVPSDQTLYRPKTVAEAAPISSGNHKADTPGGGKTNSPGGGKTDSPGGGKTDSPGIGKTNSLGSGKTDSPGIGKTNSLGGGKTDSPGGGNMDADGDRTILEINRPAAPIAGPRLVWHRLPAQGGDLVMAIKHPRVVVGRKPPSDLCIDDPSVSRQHLILIQKETGFQAQAAADSIRILINEKSVAEGRVCNGDRLQLGASRLTFLSDRPEDQQPTAAKNPGSGATPRSNLPVILLIVVSLLGAGGYLGYERLFVPYQMQEHLDKAKKLVVQGNYDATLETLQPLLLSTTTGPALQKRARELLAQSAKIQAETMLKAETPEPAKEVLRKHLRQYGSGVESDSLWEILDQIHFTLGQKQEKTEQKERAVREYLAVRPESPLFPQAQEAISQIWLAQQKSRMAPADKNRTLEEKLRKADENFQKKRFLSPPEDNAFIDYKLILADDPNNTTATIRLQAMLAYYQEQGDQQATAKKYAAAMEEYQRCLVIDPNARDVREKIARIQVEQANQSAAPAKKEARSVATNEKKSKENKPKNNKGSTEPAEAANAGKEMQTDVGKEDVVRQERVRKMLQESGVESNWVMDYLFKEDKEGSAKTGGEETPWKE
- a CDS encoding DUF799 family lipoprotein, producing the protein MRRNNLVRGCWFGIFLLLLSGCVGEKVPPKEGASVAEQNVPGTDQEKTGASQETAIPDGNRTDREKAASVRDQEKTQPDLDLPHKVAVLPFRNLSPDPEAGEAVRKLFFNFFSTLNYNDLELFTVDRLLRENHLYDPLVQGKEVPLEKVCQFLGVDGLVRAEVKDYGKMYVLLYSQRQVSVKAELLHCRGPRPIWTKESTVTDRDGGVSLDPAGLALSMIKTFVSHQGASLLQTTVKLCMEMMPDVPNPKEVTDPPPRITLMVHNGAGRFLLPGQSLRVVLVGDPGMTGSWDIGPTITNLPLQEKSPGMYVGAFQIREKDRIINTLPVARLATRSGVVNRWMDILGGVNLGRLEALPQMVDKDLTLTAANSPYLIHPILMVRAGATLTLEPGTVIWVRGKGIVVKGAIVARGTEENQIRLLSAGAEIPWEGIFLDQTQRPNLFENIVITGARYGINARNSRVTMQHGMVRNNTWGVVMDGGELELRDSHIRDSEKTGLALKDGKGIILANRITDNRGGGIHLRKSEARIEGNDIYGNVPWEIRNQESGDPLKAPQNWWGRTNIEEIPLQGTVDFNPVLEHPVATSVAKP
- a CDS encoding efflux RND transporter periplasmic adaptor subunit — its product is MVDAIPPSLHFGRYSVPSLLMLLLLLASGCSGSGGGGGESKGPPKGGPVLVMTAKTVRKTMPMRVPAHGHLEACAKVEIKSRVDGEILKIPFREGAAVASGDLLFEIDNRSFANQLALLKANLKRDQAQLELTRSQEKRRRELLHSKAASDDQYDTSKAALIAAEATVLADEAAIRNMELNLEYTRIRAPMAGRVGRQFFKVGNLVKANDANPLVVIHQMDPLCLGFAVPERHLPVILTHQAKKPLPVSFTVPDESGSGSKGTLTWIDNGVDRATGTIPLQAGIPNPDNRFWPGQFVQVQLHLYDQENMVVVPTPSLLSGPKGRFVFVVKGEKEKTASVRPVTVEREDEKEAVIKEGIDGNEEVVISGQWRLANGAKVEINNATAKAGP